The following are encoded together in the Phycisphaerae bacterium genome:
- a CDS encoding autotransporter-associated beta strand repeat-containing protein → MNTKQVVWMLVFAATWAFDRGGALGATKQWGGSSSEFWNVSANWTPSGVPTAADTVIVSPASAIPCIIVAPGMTSGPLAVGQVGVFGDLRIHDGSLSTSGGSSIGVQAGSLGRVEVAGPATWAVGAFAAPLTVGESGAGVLRVVDGGEINGGYSVQVGYWSGSQGEILVEGAGSYFESNLDFFVGFRGYGAMTVAEGGHAITGTTIHVGYENGSLGTLTVESGGTVECEDLVAATQSGSDGTVNISGAGATVAASGTTYIGSRDHGQLIITNGGVLNSQLAVAGNWGGSTASIFVDGPGSHWLTSGSFHLGDAGAAGLIISNGGAVECGNLWSAFQSGSVGTVSISGAGSSLTVTTGIGLNIGTAGHGELNITNGGVATCASASAGATAGSTASVLVSGPGSQWDVSGNLAIGSSGQADMTISNGGYVNSGTTWTGTQATSIASASITGPGSAWVSTGTRYIGYGGAGELTLVDGGLASSPAIILGNQAGGMGVLNLGAPAGSPAELPGTVDAPSITTGNGEGTIHFNHTGEYSTWDNANASYQITGSTKIVKRGPGTTILRRTNNTYTGGTTVYEGVLRAVANGSLGANSSTVTLKTGGVLMNQEADLNLSSARTIVLAEGEGRLCVGWNKTLTVNGPVQGPGDLVVIGDDGVVILAGEPKTHTGATNVSGGALFINSSVASAANRALAGGTLGGDGVINGSLSVRADGVLSPGPAPDAVGSLHVTVQSEFRGGSIYHWNLKDAALDAVSGAGIGWDVLTLGSPLNFTSTPGVTVVVTTIDPNTGLPGAADGFDPNQPYSWLIIDGSASGAGNQYPNFNATAFTIDTSEFANAHSGTFSVRRDDRLIFLDYTPAPTAPGDMNCDGVVDLADVDPFIMALLDPDEFVDAYPACDIAHGDMNQDLAVDGLDVQDFLAAVLGS, encoded by the coding sequence TTGAACACGAAACAGGTTGTCTGGATGTTGGTATTTGCAGCGACGTGGGCCTTCGATCGGGGTGGGGCTTTGGGAGCAACCAAGCAGTGGGGCGGGTCGTCGTCCGAATTCTGGAATGTGTCGGCGAACTGGACGCCAAGTGGGGTGCCGACCGCGGCAGATACCGTGATCGTCTCGCCGGCATCGGCCATACCTTGCATCATTGTCGCGCCTGGCATGACCTCGGGCCCCTTGGCCGTGGGACAGGTCGGCGTGTTCGGTGACCTCCGCATCCATGATGGCTCGCTGAGTACATCAGGAGGCAGCTCGATCGGCGTGCAGGCAGGCTCGCTGGGGCGGGTCGAGGTCGCTGGGCCGGCGACCTGGGCGGTGGGTGCGTTTGCGGCCCCCCTCACCGTTGGCGAATCGGGCGCCGGCGTGCTGCGCGTCGTGGATGGCGGCGAAATCAACGGCGGCTACTCCGTCCAGGTCGGGTATTGGTCTGGATCGCAGGGTGAGATCCTCGTCGAAGGCGCGGGCTCCTATTTTGAAAGTAACCTCGATTTTTTTGTGGGGTTTCGAGGTTATGGCGCCATGACTGTCGCCGAAGGCGGGCACGCGATCACCGGCACGACCATACACGTTGGCTATGAAAACGGCAGTCTAGGGACGTTGACGGTTGAGAGCGGCGGTACGGTCGAATGTGAGGACCTTGTGGCGGCAACGCAATCCGGCAGCGACGGAACCGTCAACATCAGCGGGGCGGGGGCGACTGTCGCCGCCAGCGGAACCACCTATATCGGCTCGCGAGACCATGGCCAACTGATCATCACCAACGGCGGCGTACTGAACAGCCAACTCGCAGTCGCGGGGAACTGGGGCGGCTCGACCGCGAGCATTTTCGTCGACGGACCAGGGTCGCATTGGTTGACGTCCGGCAGCTTCCACCTGGGTGACGCGGGCGCCGCCGGTTTGATTATCTCGAACGGTGGCGCCGTCGAGTGCGGGAATTTGTGGTCGGCGTTTCAATCCGGAAGCGTAGGAACCGTGAGCATCAGCGGGGCGGGGTCGTCGCTCACGGTCACCACAGGCATCGGCTTGAACATCGGCACGGCAGGTCACGGCGAACTAAACATCACCAACGGCGGCGTGGCGACCTGCGCGTCTGCCAGCGCCGGGGCCACCGCGGGTTCAACGGCGAGCGTGCTCGTCAGCGGGCCGGGATCGCAATGGGACGTATCCGGAAACCTCGCCATCGGAAGCAGCGGTCAGGCCGACATGACGATTTCGAATGGCGGCTACGTGAATTCGGGAACGACGTGGACTGGGACCCAGGCGACATCGATCGCATCGGCAAGCATCACCGGTCCCGGCTCGGCTTGGGTCTCGACCGGTACGCGGTACATCGGCTATGGCGGCGCCGGCGAACTGACGCTTGTAGACGGCGGACTTGCCAGCTCCCCGGCTATTATTTTGGGCAACCAGGCCGGCGGCATGGGCGTACTTAATCTCGGCGCCCCCGCGGGATCGCCAGCCGAGTTGCCCGGAACCGTCGACGCGCCAAGCATCACCACCGGCAACGGCGAAGGCACGATTCACTTCAACCACACCGGCGAATACTCGACCTGGGACAACGCGAACGCGTCCTACCAAATCACCGGCAGCACAAAAATCGTCAAGCGCGGTCCGGGAACGACGATCCTTCGGCGCACCAACAACACCTACACCGGCGGCACCACTGTGTACGAGGGCGTCCTGCGGGCGGTGGCCAACGGATCGCTGGGCGCGAACTCGAGCACGGTTACGCTGAAGACCGGCGGCGTGCTGATGAATCAGGAAGCGGACCTCAATCTCTCATCCGCGAGGACGATCGTTCTCGCCGAGGGCGAGGGGCGATTGTGCGTCGGATGGAACAAGACGCTGACGGTGAACGGGCCGGTGCAAGGTCCGGGCGACCTCGTCGTGATCGGTGACGACGGCGTGGTCATCCTCGCGGGCGAGCCGAAGACGCATACCGGCGCGACAAACGTTTCCGGCGGCGCGCTGTTCATCAACAGCTCCGTCGCCAGCGCGGCCAATCGCGCGCTGGCCGGCGGCACGCTGGGCGGCGACGGGGTGATCAACGGCTCGCTGTCGGTGCGGGCCGATGGCGTGCTCTCGCCCGGTCCGGCGCCGGACGCCGTCGGGTCGCTGCACGTCACCGTGCAGTCCGAGTTTCGCGGCGGTTCCATCTACCACTGGAACCTGAAGGACGCCGCGCTGGACGCAGTCAGCGGCGCCGGCATCGGCTGGGACGTTCTAACCCTCGGCAGCCCGCTGAACTTCACCAGTACCCCGGGCGTGACCGTCGTCGTGACGACCATCGATCCGAACACCGGTCTGCCGGGCGCGGCCGATGGGTTCGATCCGAACCAGCCGTACAGTTGGCTGATCATCGACGGCTCGGCCAGCGGCGCGGGGAACCAGTACCCCAACTTCAACGCCACCGCGTTCACGATCGACACGAGCGAATTCGCGAACGCACACAGCGGCACGTTCAGCGTGCGCCGCGACGATCGGCTGATCTTCCTGGACTACACGCCGGCTCCGACAGCGCCCGGCGACATGAACTGCGACGGCGTCGTCGACCTCGCCGACGTGGACCCCTTCATCATGGCGCTGCTCGACCCGGACGAATTCGTCGACGCCTACCCGGCGTGCGACATCGCCCACGGCGACATGAACCAGGACTTGGCGGTAGATGGACTGGACGTGCAGGACTTCCTGGCAGCGGTGCTCGGTTCCTAG
- a CDS encoding sigma-70 family RNA polymerase sigma factor: MSGIESDGNEITCLLEAAGRGESSAAERLLPLVYERLRALAASYLAQDRPGHTLQPTALVHEAYLKLVGSENIQWEGRSHFFSVAAKAMRQILMNHARDRRAFKRGGLGERVTLHDAQASSSDIDVDLERLDGALTELERVDPRQSRVVELRFFGGMTIEDTAAVMGLSERTIQLEWRMAKARLKTYLDGANPS, encoded by the coding sequence ATGAGCGGGATCGAGTCCGACGGAAACGAGATCACCTGCCTGCTGGAGGCGGCCGGGCGCGGGGAAAGCTCGGCCGCCGAGCGCCTGCTGCCGCTGGTCTACGAGCGCCTCCGAGCGCTGGCCGCGAGCTATCTCGCGCAGGACCGTCCGGGGCACACGCTCCAGCCGACCGCCCTCGTACACGAGGCGTATCTGAAGCTGGTCGGGTCGGAAAACATCCAGTGGGAAGGCCGCTCGCATTTCTTCTCGGTGGCCGCCAAGGCCATGCGGCAGATCCTGATGAACCACGCGCGCGACCGCCGGGCGTTCAAACGCGGCGGTTTGGGAGAGCGGGTGACGCTCCACGACGCCCAGGCGTCTTCGTCGGACATCGATGTCGATCTTGAACGGCTCGACGGTGCGCTGACCGAGTTGGAGCGCGTGGACCCGCGTCAGAGTCGAGTCGTGGAGTTGCGATTCTTCGGCGGAATGACCATTGAGGACACGGCTGCCGTAATGGGCCTGTCGGAACGTACGATTCAACTCGAGTGGCGGATGGCCAAGGCCCGGCTGAAGACCTACTTGGATGGCGCGAATCCGTCATGA